A part of Betaproteobacteria bacterium genomic DNA contains:
- a CDS encoding DUF2917 domain-containing protein has product MYAMEEEWKGRRWHSFPIGMHKGCTMNSGKDRQSALLGRGSLMRIEAIAGNRVACLRGMVWLTQERDPLDRILCAGETFTIDRPGIVLINALAHDAVLECSEPSRCSITRPLPYRSKNALSLATEIDHIKARVEPKALRAMSAGIRHETVELEARRMRGQVVWLVIQHARRAAVTIAASAAARASALFARIGRAVARTRRANAN; this is encoded by the coding sequence ATGTACGCCATGGAAGAAGAATGGAAGGGCAGACGGTGGCATTCATTCCCGATCGGCATGCATAAGGGGTGCACCATGAACTCTGGCAAGGACCGTCAATCCGCGCTATTGGGGCGTGGAAGTCTGATGCGCATCGAAGCGATCGCCGGCAATCGCGTGGCCTGCCTGCGCGGCATGGTGTGGCTCACGCAGGAACGCGATCCGCTCGACCGCATTCTTTGCGCCGGTGAGACGTTCACGATCGACCGCCCTGGAATCGTGCTGATCAATGCGCTTGCGCACGATGCGGTACTGGAATGCTCGGAGCCGTCGCGCTGCTCGATTACACGGCCCTTGCCATACCGGAGCAAGAATGCTCTGTCGCTCGCAACGGAGATCGACCACATCAAGGCGCGCGTCGAGCCGAAGGCGCTACGCGCGATGTCCGCCGGCATCCGGCATGAAACCGTCGAACTGGAAGCGCGGCGAATGCGCGGCCAGGTGGTCTGGCTCGTCATTCAGCATGCGAGACGGGCAGCGGTCACCATCGCGGCCAGCGCGGCGGCGCGTGCATCTGCCCTGTTTGCACGCATTGGGCGCGCGGTAGCGCGCACGCGCCGAGCGAACGCGAACTGA
- a CDS encoding LysR family transcriptional regulator, whose protein sequence is MPPSALPFFFHGVHDAVEAMPEQTLSRNPMDAPWECIKAVTTCPRWNCCEAAARHLSFTKAGEELFLTQSAVSRQVQALEGALGVRLFERKTRALLLTAAGRSVYRTAQDVLGRIDASTRALRGTADIRTITLTTTPGFASLWLIPRLARFVNAHPGIDVRTSATNQRVDLERSEVDIAIRFCTQELNSGGRRLFGGHVTPVCSPRLIEQSQPLVAPNDLRRFPILYLDDPHAGWFDWSLWFHAVGLVDFNPARKLHFNHYDQMIQAAVNAQGVALGLDPLVRELVRDGKLVTPFKDAAVPARAWYLLRSSASADKVDVDAFVAWLMDEIRADSTKPRHGSRDKRAKSSRRS, encoded by the coding sequence ATGCCACCGTCTGCCCTTCCATTCTTCTTCCATGGCGTACATGATGCGGTCGAAGCGATGCCCGAACAAACGTTATCTCGGAATCCGATGGATGCGCCATGGGAATGCATAAAGGCCGTTACGACTTGCCCCCGCTGGAACTGTTGCGAGGCCGCAGCGCGTCACCTGTCCTTCACCAAGGCGGGCGAAGAGCTGTTCCTGACCCAGTCGGCCGTGAGCCGGCAGGTGCAGGCACTCGAAGGCGCGCTCGGGGTGCGGCTGTTCGAGCGTAAGACGCGAGCGCTTCTCTTGACGGCGGCGGGACGAAGCGTCTATCGGACGGCGCAGGACGTCCTGGGGCGGATCGATGCGTCGACGCGCGCTCTACGCGGCACGGCCGACATTCGCACCATTACGCTTACGACCACGCCGGGCTTTGCGTCCCTATGGCTCATTCCGCGGCTTGCGCGATTCGTCAACGCGCACCCGGGCATCGACGTGCGCACTTCGGCCACCAACCAGCGGGTGGATCTCGAACGATCGGAAGTCGATATCGCCATTCGCTTCTGCACGCAGGAGTTGAACTCGGGCGGGCGGCGGCTTTTCGGCGGCCACGTCACCCCGGTGTGCAGCCCGCGCCTGATCGAGCAGTCGCAGCCGCTGGTGGCGCCGAACGATCTCAGACGTTTTCCGATTCTGTATCTCGACGATCCGCACGCCGGGTGGTTCGACTGGAGCCTGTGGTTTCACGCGGTGGGCCTGGTCGATTTCAACCCGGCGCGGAAACTTCACTTCAATCATTACGACCAGATGATCCAGGCAGCCGTGAACGCTCAGGGTGTCGCGCTCGGTCTCGACCCGCTGGTGCGGGAGCTCGTGCGGGACGGCAAACTGGTGACGCCGTTCAAGGACGCCGCGGTCCCTGCGCGTGCCTGGTATCTGCTGCGTTCGTCGGCCAGCGCCGACAAGGTCGATGTCGATGCGTTCGTGGCCTGGCTGATGGACGAGATTCGCGCCGACAGCACGAAGCCTCGGCACGGCTCCCGTGACAAACGCGCGAAATCGTCCCGTCGATCCTGA